The following proteins are co-located in the Phycisphaerales bacterium genome:
- a CDS encoding class I adenylate-forming enzyme family protein, giving the protein MSAPRPDGAHPMELFARLARHALERPDAIAAREVGLNSSANTNYAQLAQQVGGVAHALRQRTKPGDVVILICGNRVEYFTACLGIWAAGCVAFPMHPSVAKEVPAAAAGTNAKLILNGCPAPCSGHAPTTGSSRCNELDLYTFLSTTTPAPIRANAGALAGLMLQSSGTTGLPKIVHRPASAIDAVARNVADATGLTPNDRVFAAAPICHAYGIENGFLAPLWAGACVHLCDGLDLPVALREFAADNPQGSTVFPGVPFMFEVLAKTEGRPETALRLAYSAGGMLPPAVAEAFAHRFGRRVGQLYGASELGSVTFNHPDHPAPDPLSVGQPMHGVSIRILDPDAINTCHRDVLISVESSAVASGQEGIVAIKAPSMMHTYVGEEPPFIDGHFLTGDLGRLDEHNNLTITGRLKQLIDIGGMKVNPAEVEAVLSAHPGVRECAVVGVPVTPTVSRLKAVVVPVNGNLDEADLRRFARERLPGHKVPRLFQTREALPRTPAGKVLRAQLESEA; this is encoded by the coding sequence GTGAGCGCCCCGCGTCCTGATGGCGCGCACCCGATGGAGCTCTTCGCCCGCCTCGCCCGCCACGCGCTCGAGCGCCCCGACGCAATCGCCGCGCGCGAGGTCGGCCTGAACTCGAGCGCGAACACCAACTACGCGCAGCTCGCGCAGCAGGTCGGCGGTGTGGCCCACGCGCTCCGCCAGCGCACCAAGCCGGGCGACGTCGTCATCCTCATCTGCGGCAACCGCGTCGAGTACTTCACCGCCTGCCTGGGCATCTGGGCCGCGGGGTGCGTCGCCTTCCCGATGCACCCGTCGGTTGCGAAAGAGGTCCCCGCCGCCGCCGCCGGCACCAACGCAAAGCTCATCCTCAACGGGTGCCCGGCCCCGTGCTCGGGCCATGCGCCTACGACGGGCAGCAGCAGGTGCAACGAGCTCGACCTCTACACCTTCCTCTCGACCACCACCCCAGCACCCATTCGCGCGAACGCGGGCGCACTCGCCGGCCTCATGCTCCAAAGCTCCGGGACCACGGGCCTGCCCAAGATCGTCCACCGCCCCGCCTCAGCGATCGACGCCGTCGCCCGCAACGTCGCCGACGCCACCGGCCTCACGCCCAACGACCGTGTCTTTGCCGCCGCGCCGATCTGCCACGCCTACGGCATCGAGAACGGCTTCCTCGCGCCCCTCTGGGCCGGCGCGTGCGTCCACCTCTGCGACGGCCTGGACCTCCCCGTCGCCCTCCGCGAGTTCGCCGCCGACAACCCGCAGGGCAGCACCGTTTTCCCGGGCGTTCCCTTCATGTTCGAGGTGCTCGCCAAGACTGAGGGTCGGCCCGAAACGGCGCTGCGCCTCGCCTATTCCGCCGGCGGCATGCTCCCACCCGCCGTCGCCGAGGCCTTCGCCCATCGCTTCGGCCGGCGCGTCGGCCAGCTCTACGGCGCTTCTGAACTCGGCTCCGTCACCTTCAACCACCCCGACCACCCCGCCCCCGACCCCCTCAGCGTTGGCCAGCCCATGCACGGCGTGAGCATCCGCATCCTCGACCCCGATGCAATCAACACGTGCCACCGAGATGTCCTCATCTCGGTGGAGTCTTCCGCGGTTGCGTCAGGTCAGGAAGGCATCGTGGCGATCAAAGCCCCCTCCATGATGCACACCTACGTCGGCGAAGAGCCCCCCTTTATCGACGGCCACTTCCTCACCGGCGACCTCGGCCGCCTCGACGAGCACAACAACCTCACCATCACCGGGCGCCTCAAGCAGCTCATCGACATCGGCGGCATGAAGGTCAACCCCGCCGAGGTCGAAGCCGTGCTCAGCGCCCACCCCGGCGTGCGAGAGTGCGCCGTCGTCGGCGTGCCCGTCACGCCCACCGTCTCGCGCCTGAAGGCCGTCGTCGTCCCCGTCAACGGCAACCTTGACGAGGCCGACCTCCGCCGCTTCGCCCGCGAGCGCCTGCCCGGCCACAAGGTCCCGCGCCTCTTCCAAACGCGCGAAGCCCTGCCGCGCACCCCGGCGGGCAAGGTGCTCCGCGCCCAACTGGAGTCCGAGGCGTGA
- a CDS encoding MMPL family transporter, with protein MIHGQRGARSATRWERWLLAPVHHPRATLAITVLLMLLAAAAITRVRASGSAADLLGTDKPSVVALQKVLDHFPTADELLVLATLDHPPGTEDEAAAQLLTFARALETKVQAHTAAHTQTSNRDQTFGKVTYAASPQFMQFIQQEAVPAGLLYLSDAELAALRERLTLPAMQAQLAQNEAMLSAPGPAASALAKQLIKDPLRLREFLGDRLAHSRAGFRTWRNQPEFISQDARSILIRIAGTRSPSDLDFCKRIVAETNQLLASTPHEGLTVELSGAYAIAAASEQAIRRDLTSNVIWSVVLLQIVFLIGFRNLFSFPLAFLPNAAALLLAFGLFALISPVLTPLTAAVAATLIACGIDLSVYLISFYEERRQLGMSPADAALASVRDLAMPLTAASTTTVVGFAAIAFSSIQALRDFAILGSIGLVLSLFATVWILPALLRLTSRTSSPRATGPRIHLTPLVTALDRRARPMLWACALLMLAALTITILRGLPTFETNLNVMHPQPNRPLETEHEIARRFGGGDTMIIYTEADTPDTLVSTTHRVHRALAPAETREQGHITAVTGLASLLPDPARAATSTSFDIDQTIAAFRAAVASSSFTSEAFADFETFLRRFLAPQSPPTIATLNNYPDLRDLVLARNSDPRTKPAAITLVSIHNPTNDARTRDAAAATLRDAIADIPGAVVTGMAVVGHDVEHAVRHDLPRFMLAATAAVVALLLLCLRSLKYTLLSLIPLLFGGAVLLAVMAMTDERLNLANAMAVPLLLGIGVDYGIFLAVLAQKSEHANETRAQLVTRFKASFHAIAHTAVTSFIGFGTLILTTTPAVQSLGRVVAIGVAACLAGAFLLLAPLLLILAGRRSKHPASPDHPLPNHAAPADHPVSTPHQHT; from the coding sequence GTGATACACGGCCAGCGCGGCGCACGCTCCGCCACACGCTGGGAGCGCTGGCTCCTCGCCCCCGTCCACCACCCCCGCGCCACGCTCGCGATCACCGTTCTCCTCATGCTCCTCGCCGCCGCGGCCATCACCCGCGTTCGCGCCAGCGGCTCCGCCGCCGACCTCCTCGGCACCGACAAGCCCTCCGTCGTCGCCCTCCAGAAAGTCCTTGATCACTTCCCCACCGCCGACGAGCTCCTCGTCCTCGCCACACTCGATCACCCGCCCGGCACCGAGGACGAAGCGGCCGCCCAGCTCCTCACCTTTGCCCGCGCGCTCGAGACCAAAGTCCAGGCCCACACCGCCGCGCACACTCAAACCAGCAACAGGGACCAGACCTTCGGCAAGGTCACCTACGCCGCCAGCCCCCAGTTCATGCAGTTCATCCAGCAGGAGGCCGTGCCCGCCGGCCTGCTCTACCTCAGCGACGCCGAGCTCGCCGCCCTCCGTGAGCGCCTCACGCTCCCCGCCATGCAGGCCCAGCTCGCGCAGAACGAGGCCATGCTCTCGGCACCCGGCCCCGCCGCCAGCGCCCTCGCCAAGCAGCTCATCAAGGACCCCCTCCGCCTGCGCGAGTTCCTCGGCGACCGCCTCGCCCACTCCCGCGCCGGCTTCCGCACCTGGCGCAACCAGCCCGAGTTCATCTCGCAGGACGCCCGCAGCATCCTGATCCGCATCGCCGGCACCCGCTCCCCCAGCGACCTCGACTTCTGCAAGCGCATCGTCGCGGAAACCAACCAGCTCCTCGCCTCCACCCCGCACGAGGGCCTCACCGTCGAGCTCTCCGGCGCCTACGCCATCGCCGCCGCCAGCGAGCAGGCCATCCGCCGCGACCTCACCAGCAACGTTATCTGGTCCGTCGTCCTCCTCCAGATTGTCTTCCTCATCGGTTTCCGCAACCTCTTCAGCTTCCCCCTCGCCTTCCTCCCCAACGCCGCGGCCCTGCTCCTGGCCTTCGGCCTCTTCGCCCTCATCAGCCCCGTCCTCACCCCGCTCACCGCCGCCGTCGCCGCCACCCTCATCGCCTGCGGCATCGACCTCTCCGTCTACCTCATCTCCTTCTACGAAGAGCGCCGCCAACTCGGCATGTCCCCCGCCGACGCCGCGCTCGCCTCCGTCCGCGACCTGGCCATGCCCCTTACCGCCGCCAGCACCACCACCGTGGTCGGCTTCGCGGCCATCGCCTTCTCCAGCATCCAGGCCCTCCGCGACTTCGCCATCCTCGGCTCCATCGGCCTGGTTCTCTCCCTCTTCGCCACCGTCTGGATCCTCCCCGCCCTCCTCCGCCTCACCTCGCGCACGTCCAGCCCCCGCGCCACCGGCCCGCGCATCCACCTCACCCCCCTCGTCACCGCCCTCGACCGCCGCGCCCGCCCCATGCTCTGGGCCTGCGCGCTCCTCATGCTCGCGGCCCTCACCATCACCATCCTCCGCGGCCTGCCGACGTTCGAGACCAACCTCAACGTCATGCACCCGCAGCCCAACCGCCCGCTGGAGACCGAGCACGAGATCGCCCGCCGCTTCGGCGGCGGCGACACGATGATCATCTACACCGAGGCCGACACGCCCGACACACTCGTCTCCACCACCCACCGCGTGCACCGCGCCCTCGCCCCTGCAGAAACACGCGAGCAGGGCCACATCACCGCCGTCACCGGGCTTGCATCGCTCCTCCCGGACCCTGCGCGTGCCGCGACCTCAACCAGCTTCGACATCGACCAGACGATCGCCGCGTTCCGCGCCGCCGTCGCCTCTTCCAGCTTTACCTCCGAGGCATTCGCCGACTTCGAGACCTTCCTCCGCCGCTTCCTCGCCCCGCAGAGCCCGCCCACCATCGCCACCCTCAACAACTACCCCGACCTCCGCGACCTCGTCCTCGCCCGCAACTCCGACCCGCGCACAAAACCCGCCGCCATCACCCTCGTCTCCATCCACAACCCCACCAACGACGCCCGCACCCGCGACGCCGCGGCCGCCACCCTCCGCGACGCCATCGCCGACATCCCCGGCGCCGTCGTCACCGGCATGGCCGTCGTCGGCCACGACGTCGAGCACGCCGTCCGTCACGACCTCCCCCGCTTCATGCTCGCCGCCACCGCCGCCGTGGTCGCTCTGCTCCTCCTCTGCCTGCGCTCCCTCAAGTACACCCTGCTCTCCCTTATTCCCCTGCTCTTCGGCGGCGCCGTCCTCCTCGCAGTCATGGCCATGACCGACGAGCGCCTCAACCTCGCCAACGCCATGGCCGTGCCGCTGCTGCTCGGTATCGGCGTTGATTACGGCATCTTCCTCGCCGTCCTCGCGCAGAAAAGCGAGCACGCTAACGAGACCCGCGCTCAGCTCGTCACCCGCTTCAAGGCCAGCTTCCACGCCATCGCCCACACCGCCGTCACCTCGTTCATCGGCTTCGGCACGCTCATCCTCACCACCACCCCCGCCGTGCAGTCGCTGGGGCGCGTGGTGGCGATCGGGGTCGCCGCGTGCCTCGCGGGCGCGTTCCTCCTCCTCGCGCCGCTGCTCCTCATCCTCGCCGGCCGGCGCAGCAAACACCCCGCCTCGCCCGATCACCCGCTCCCCAACCACGCCGCACCAGCTGACCACCCGGTGAGCACCCCTCACCAGCACACCTGA
- a CDS encoding tryptophan 7-halogenase codes for MTTTHSTSDTIYDAIVIGGGPAGATAALQMRREGLTVLVLDRAQHPRFHIGESFLPRMMALLKELGLEERLSKLPQVEKWGAEFAWAEEPEKSMHFRFDGGLPGVGCTYAFNIERAVFDNMLLRAAQDEGAVVRENVTVKDVPVMRDGEVEVETSAGRVKGRWLIDASGQGSFLGKLLKTRKVIEGHRKIAFFGHFKNVDRKPMPVGGYPTIVMYKEGWFWMIPINSEVVSIGMVMDADEAKKLPVKHDQALLWAVARVPHIANQLKNAELPKDNHILADFSYRCEPFAGNGYFLVGDAAVFVDPIFSTGACMGMMGGVRVGQTVAKLVRGAKNVDQLKKSYCGYVHNSSKYFFNMIRMYHHQNFRELFMEGQGPLQVHRAVISLLAGNVFPPAPPWSIRWRMWYFRACVWAQKHVALGPKRPTWSIFDAPEPGPLPGMHARAEVKPHRETAGAV; via the coding sequence ATGACCACCACCCATTCCACATCCGACACCATCTACGACGCCATCGTCATCGGCGGCGGCCCCGCGGGCGCCACCGCCGCGCTCCAGATGCGCCGCGAGGGCCTCACCGTCCTCGTGCTCGACCGCGCCCAGCACCCGCGCTTCCACATCGGCGAGAGCTTCCTCCCCCGCATGATGGCCCTGCTCAAGGAGCTCGGCCTCGAGGAGCGGCTCAGCAAGCTTCCGCAGGTGGAAAAGTGGGGGGCCGAGTTCGCGTGGGCCGAGGAGCCCGAGAAGTCCATGCACTTCCGCTTCGACGGCGGCCTCCCCGGCGTGGGGTGCACCTACGCCTTCAACATCGAGCGCGCCGTGTTCGACAACATGCTGCTGCGGGCCGCGCAGGATGAGGGCGCGGTCGTCCGCGAGAACGTCACGGTCAAGGACGTCCCCGTCATGCGCGACGGCGAGGTCGAGGTAGAAACCAGCGCCGGCCGCGTCAAGGGCAGGTGGCTCATCGACGCCAGCGGCCAGGGCTCGTTCCTGGGCAAGCTGCTCAAGACCCGCAAGGTCATCGAGGGCCACCGCAAGATCGCCTTCTTCGGCCACTTCAAAAACGTGGACCGCAAGCCCATGCCGGTGGGCGGCTACCCGACCATCGTGATGTACAAAGAGGGCTGGTTCTGGATGATCCCGATCAACTCGGAGGTCGTCAGCATCGGCATGGTGATGGACGCCGATGAGGCCAAGAAGCTGCCCGTCAAGCACGATCAGGCCCTTCTTTGGGCCGTCGCCCGCGTGCCCCACATCGCCAACCAGCTCAAGAACGCCGAACTGCCCAAAGACAACCACATCCTCGCCGACTTCAGCTACCGCTGCGAGCCCTTCGCGGGCAACGGCTACTTCCTCGTCGGCGACGCGGCCGTGTTCGTCGACCCCATCTTCTCCACCGGCGCCTGCATGGGCATGATGGGCGGCGTCCGCGTCGGCCAGACCGTCGCCAAGCTGGTCCGCGGCGCGAAGAACGTGGACCAGCTCAAGAAGAGCTACTGCGGCTACGTGCACAACAGCAGCAAGTACTTCTTCAACATGATCCGCATGTACCACCACCAGAACTTCCGCGAGCTGTTCATGGAGGGGCAGGGGCCGCTCCAGGTGCACCGCGCCGTGATCAGCCTGCTCGCGGGCAACGTCTTCCCGCCCGCCCCGCCCTGGAGCATCCGCTGGCGCATGTGGTACTTCCGCGCTTGCGTGTGGGCCCAGAAGCACGTCGCCCTGGGGCCCAAGCGCCCCACGTGGTCGATCTTCGATGCGCCCGAGCCCGGGCCCCTGCCGGGCATGCACGCGCGTGCAGAGGTCAAGCCGCACCGCGAAACCGCGGGGGCGGTGTGA